In Rutidosis leptorrhynchoides isolate AG116_Rl617_1_P2 chromosome 6, CSIRO_AGI_Rlap_v1, whole genome shotgun sequence, the DNA window CAACAACCATCACGGCCAGCCACCACTAGAAGTCAATTTCGGCAACACTTACCACCGAAAAACACCATTGCAAAATGATGGATTGGTATATAGTTGACGGAGtttgaaccatacactaaataaaCCATTCCGCCAAACAATCTTCTAAACAATAAACAATTCTATTAATCCAATTTATATTATACAgggttgattatttattttatttttacataaaGTTGTTAGCCACGACCGCAAACCACCGACATCGTTGGCCACAATGTACAGCCGTCGAAAAGAAACAAATGGTTCAAGCTCTGGCCGGAAATCACAATAAAGTGTGATGTGGCCGGAAAGTACCACCATATGTTATTAAgtcgaaaaataaataaaaagttctCAGATCTGGCTGAGGGAGGTTGTATTATTTTCAAACCCTTAGCCGGAAATCACACCTTCTGTGACATATTGTGCTCCTCACGCCCTTTTTGTACGGTAGGGAATAGACTGAATTAAAAAGATATATTTTATTTGTGaatatttcttaaaaagaaaacaAACGGAAATAAATGGAAATAGAAGGAAAATAAAGGAATTGAaagtatataatttattttaattattactcGCACATTATTTATCCAAAACACAATCTATTTGTATAACAAACTAGTAACAAAAACAAGCGCATCCATTCATTCAATTCAATCTCTACCGCAACTAAAGGAAATGAAACAAACAACATCATAATTCTCCAATTTTGAGTTCCAACCTTTTCATACACAAATATCACCCTATAAATACACACATGAAACATAGATTTATCCACACACATAGACACTACAATATATGGATATGCAATCCAACAATGTTCTTGTGTTAATGTTCTTGAAACCGCATTGTCTACTTGTACCCTCTTtttcacaagatttttatttcgtctACTTTgttcaacaacaacaaaacccaataccacatgagtggtgtatggggaggtgatatttcatttcattttaattttaattcaattCACAACACCATCATAAAGTACAAGACCTTTTGATCATAGTATATGATTAAAATATGTGTGTTTTTAGTGGCCATGATCGTATTGTGACTCAAACAAGGTTGTTGCTACCCGAGTACCAGAAAGTCAACATCCAATTTCGGTATTCATAGACTTTGGCCTAATATAAATGATGGTTCATATCCTTACAATCGTGACTCTGACAACCCTTTTGATTTATTAAaggttatatttttattattttatttattctttttGTAATAGTTTAAAACTTTGATTAATCCATTAAAAGTTAATATAACTGATCAATTAAATCTCAGATAGAAGACCTTACAAGCTAAATGAAGTTCGAATGGCCAACACTAACGTGCCTAACTAACAACGGCTAAAATTTTCGAGTCATGAGTGGGAAAAACATGGGACTTGCTCTGAATCCATACTTAATCAACATGATTATTTCGCAACGACACTGAGATAAATCTCCTCCAAGCTCTTTAAAGAACCGGTATTTAAAATTTTATAAATCGAATTATAGTTTTAGTAAAACATATTTTTTCATTGCATGAACTACTTAATGTTACATACTTGTGATAACTAATGAAGTatgattaatatataatatatgtatgatGATCAGGAATTCAACGAAATGGGCAAAAGTATAATCTTAGTAGCATAAAGAGCGCGATTACACAAGCGAGTGGTAACACTCCATGGATTGAGTGTAATAATGATTCATCGAGCAATAGTCAATTGTATCAAATCTACTTGTGTGTGAACTCTTCGGCTTCGTGTTTAATTCAATGTCCGATTTTTGCAAAAGGAAATTGTGGTTCCTCCATAAAGTTTCCTAAGTTCTAAACCACAATTTTTACTTCAATTTTATTAAAACATGTTCATTTCTTTCACTTTTTGTACTACTTTTAAGTTGTTTTTATGTTTGTAATATTTTACACACACTGTTGTTATTACTTATTAGTACGAGAACATTTTCCGTTATTAGTACGAGAACATTTTCCGCTTATTACTTTCTGCAAATGGTTCATTTCTCATTATTTCGTGATATATCAATGATTAATTAGGATTTTAGGACTCAAGCGgctttatatgtgtgtgtgtgtgtgtgtgttgggtaATTTTTAAAGCCCAAATCTGGCCCATTATTGTAGCAGTCCAATTTAAATAAATGAATTTAGCCCAAATTAAATGTTATGAGAGCAATATCAACAACCCACTTTGGATTGAGCCAGGGAACAAATTAAAGGAGTCAGTTTAACTCATACTAACCTGATTTTCTGTTGGTTTTTTCATTGTCCGACGTCCTTTACAGGAATCTCGTCGTAGTTCGTTTAGTTAGTAAGAAGTGGGATTAATAAGAATTGTTTATGTGTCAGATCTGACCATTAAATGCCACATCATGTTGAGTAAGTTTACATGGAATGATTTTTCAAAGAAAGAATCGAGTATGTTTTGTAGTTACATCGAAACCAGACATAATTAATTTGTGGATTTGGGTTTGATAGGATTTTAATTTGGGATGAAGATGAAGGTGAGATGAAGATGagggatatatataatatataacataaattaaatgaaaagaaaatagtaaaaaggtaaaaatacccaTCATGTGCAAAACACATGTACGATGTTAACTATTTGAACTCGCTGTTAATTTTTGGGAccattatattgtttaaaacttgaGACCAACTATCAGTGTTGCAAAAAAGGGATTAAACGGCGATTAATCAGTGATTAAACGGCGATTAATCAGTGATTAAACGGAAATTTAACGCTTCCGTTAAGTTTAATGTAATTCGCTATAAAAAACGGTCAACGCCGATTAATTCGGTCAAACACGATTAAACGGGATTAATTCGGGATTAAACGGAGTAATTCGGCCAAAAAAAATTTTTTATAATAAAATATTCATTTTTGGAACTGTTAtttttaacatatttatatttattatatttatttataaaagtcaaTATTGGTCAATACCCGATTAATCTCCAATTAAtctccgaattgccgattaatccttcaaatgtcccgaccgattaatccccgaatagcgtttTTTACAACCTTGCCAACTATGATTGATTTTAACTTAAAGTCCCATCTTGATTTATGGTGCAAAGTTGCGGGACCAATCAAGATATTTTTGCTTAACGCAATTTATCATTTATGCACTTTGTTTGTTTTATACTTAAAAATCCTTTAATTAgttgtttttattttattatagGTTACTGTAGTAATTGACTtagttaaattaattaaaataaattaaataatacggagtaataataataataataataataataatgataatataataataataataataataataataaataaataaattaatattatttacaaaattaaaataagaattatgTCATCATCATTTGTTAAAAGATTGTATGTTAATTATTTAAATACTTCATAAACTTCAAATTTCAACCATTAATTTGATGATGAtgtcaccaccaccaaccactaccatcaCCGACCACTACGACAACCAACCgctcaccaccacccaccacatAATCTCTCATGCAAGTACATATTTTTTTTTCCTCATAAACGGTGTTATCAATTAATTGCAACATAAATAATATGAGTAGAAACGTGATAGTAAACGTGAAATCGTAAACCATAATGCGTAAATCGTAACCCGTAATAGTAAACGTGAAAAATGACGAACATAGAATTTGAAATCCCTCACCCATACAAAGGATTTTGAAATCCCATGTTCATGAAATTTAAAATCCAAATCCCTTCTAAAAACTCCaaccaaacatataattgaatgggATTTTAAATGCAAATATTAGAAATCCCTCAAAATTCCGCGAACCAAACACACCCTTAGGTGACGTTTGGTTCGAGGATTTGAAATCCTATCATGCGTTTGGTTCGGGGATTTGAAATCCCGGGATTTGTAAAacattaatttaaaatgtaaaaataaaacGTAAACTGTAACACTCCAGGTAAcatgttccccgtagcatgataacgtacccttgtctcccccgtaggttgctcacggatttttcttggcgaccaaacacgacgagcactttcccaggaggtcacccatcctggtagtgctctcgcctgagcacgcttaactgcagagttctcacggGATCTGCTGcgtttgtggtcccaaaacgcgtcatgctagaaaaggtctccacacccttataaggcatgcttcgttctcctctctaaccgatgtgggacggatgtaacacggatgtaacACCCTTATAAACCATAAACGTAGAACGTAACGTAAAAAGTAAAACGTAAAACGTAACGTAAACATGTAAAGCATAAACGTAAACATAAAACGTAAAACGCGATGCAAACATAAAACGTAAAGCGTAACGAAAGTCTAAAAGGTAAACGTAACACGTAAAACGTAAACGTAAAATGTACAAGTAAAACGTAAACTTAAACGTAGTACGTAAACGTAAAACATCAACGTAAAACGTAAACGTAAAAAATAAACCACTAACGTAAAACGTAAACATATCACGCAAACGTAAAAAATAAAGCGTAAACATAAAACGTAAACCGTAATAATAAACGTGAAAAATGACAAACATAAGATTTGAAATATCATATTATTGAGATTTCAAATCCAAATCCCTTTTAAAACTTTCTAAGACTTCATGAGATTTGAAATAAAAAATCCACAAAATCTCACGAACAAAATGCACTCTTAGTTAATTTGGTTATAGTTAATAGTTAATTATTTGTAGTCTGACACAATAAAACGTCACTAAGTCATAATTAAATTTGGGCCAAAAGCCCATGATTTATGTGTTAGAATGATTATGACAAAGATCACATTAGCTTCACTACTCAAAGTCCCCCATTTTAAAACCCAAAACCCCCCTTTCCTTTCCTCGATCTATCTCAGGTAAACAATCTTCTCTCTACATCAAATTTGGGTATTTTCATTTTTTTCAACTGCGCTTTCTTATTGTTTTCTTATTAATTTCCAGCGAATTTGTAAAATTGATGTTGATTCATGTCCATGTTATCAATTCAAATCGATGACATCTATCATGCTAATCTACATTTTAATCTCAAAAGTTCGATTACGAATCACAAGCCAGTTAATCTGATATTGATACCTGATGCACTTATTAAATACGATTCATGTTTCATTATATGCAAAtagataaatacttacatatatagaTAATTAGGTATATATACATTGTTTATGCTGtgtattttttaaaatatttattaagaAGCAAAATTGTAGGTACAAATATACATACATTGTGCACATTTGTGACCTAGTTAACATATTGACTGCCACATAATGATTGGCAAGATACAATTAAGTTGTTTTTTGACGGAAAAGTAATAATATCTGGTATCAATGTATGACCACATATTACTTGTTAGACTGTTAATCACATTGACATGAATTCGTGCAAATTTATCATACAATTTGAGTGGCACACTCTACAAATATTTAAAATTGTTATATAAGCATATCTTTTCTGATCGATGCGTACTGCCATACTGAATCAATCTTGTTTGAGGAAGTTTTATCTGTTTATCATCAGAACGTATAACATGTTATGATTTTATTTCCAAATTTTGAAGTGAAAACGATTGAAGACATCTCACAATGGCGACAAAACAGGCGGTTAGATTCGTATCTCGTAGATTTTCAACGAGTGGCAAAGTACTTGGTGAGGAGGAGAAGGCTGCAGAGAATATCTACATCAAGGTAAATCTTGAGTAACTTACTATTTTTTATGGTCATTTTGCGTTGACTGAAACTTGTTCATACGCAAGTTATGCATTCTTAGCATCAGCTTGGTTTGACTATATACTTGCTTTTAGCATTATAAATTTTGAGTATTTTGTTTCTTACACTCAGTTGGTTGGCATATAAATATGGATGTTTATATATAGAAGTAAAGATGCTGGGTACCCTTTACTGCTTTTAGTAGTTTTTTAAACGAGAATCACTATTGCTAGTGACACGTATGCACTCACATATTTCACACGATCTATCTCTTAATCCGTCAAAGATTAGTTATAGACATATGTAGGCAGACTAAAATAGCAGTACCAATTTTAAGTTTGAGAGAACATTTTTTAAGTCATTCAATTGTTCTTTGAAGCGGTTATTATTGGACTATGCTAAgttttttattttgattttaaattttttttgtctCAAGAAAGTATTTGGTTATGCCTGCTTCTAAAGCAAGTAGGTAATGTATATTTACAACTGAGTAAGCGAGAGTGGAAAACAATTTTGTATTATTCTAAGAGCTCCATCCATTATTTCAAACTCGAACTTTAATAAGGGACAATTAGGGTAAAGTAAATTGTTAAGACACATTATTTTGTATGTCATCCATTGTTTTATTTAATTTAGTGTTTGAGGTGGTTGGTCATTTTTGAAATCAAGTTGGGAAAAAAGGCTTTTACACGAAGACTTTATCTTCACGTTCTGTTACTGGCTTACTGTTGATAATACTTTTCATTCAAATCAGAATTGCAAATAAGAATTCAAACTTCTGAACTATCAGTAGACTTTTTATAGTTTTATCTTGATCTGTACAGTTATGATGACATGATGTTAATTTATGATGTCCTTGGTTCTCAAATTATATTCTTTTGGTCCTTTATAATTTTAATTCTCTTCGATTTTACAGAAAATTGAGCAAGAGAAATTGGAGAAGCTTGCACATAAGGTTTCTCTTTGTCTCTGTCTCTTTTGATATACTTCATCTTATAAAAATATTCACGCAACTTTATAGACCGAGAGTTCTCAATGTTGCATTTTTAAGAACCGGTGATATTAATATTGAATCACCAAGACccatttattgtcattattaaaaCATTCAACTATTAAGTTAACACTTTATCTAGACTTGGTGTTACGTTAGACATTACAACTAGAGAGTGACAGTTTCAACCCGCTTATCAATTATTAGATATAGGTTGTGATTTCTTTTTAATGGGTGAAAAAGGAATATAAATGGAAACGGGTCAAATGACTATAATTTCTCGAAGTATAATCGAAAAATGCATACTACATCCTAAATCAATTATTAGAACTTATCTTATGATGGAAATAAATCAATTCTTATAATCATATTCTCCATAAAATTATTTAATTACTACTGTGTTAATCTCTTAACAAGAGGTGTTTCATGTCAACCAAATCCAAGAGGTGTTAACTGGGATTTAAAAGTGTTTTTGTGATGCAAACTGGGATTAAAAAGTTTTAAGTTCATTTGAGTTACAAGTTACAATAATGGCTATGTATGCATCATCTATTCATCTTTGACCATTGTGGTTGACTTTTCAGGGCTCTAAACCATCCGAAACGCCAGCAGCAGCAAATACGAGTGGTTCGGCAGGTGAAGCAAAAGCAAGTGCACCGGGTCCCACAAAAGGAGTATCAACTGATATCCATAGGAACTATGCAGTTGTAGCTGGGACTGTAACTGGTCTTAGTGCTCTTGGATGGTACCTTTTATCCAAGGACAAAACGACTGAAGAGCTTCTTGATTGAACAAGATTTATTAACAATTAGGTACTTGGCTTCTAAAGTCCCTCAGATGATCATCTTTTTTGGTTCAAGattcaaaaacaaaaataagagcaTTTGTTctgttattcaattcatatatgatTGGATGGATGTACAATTTGGcaggattgttgttgttgctgctaacGTTTAATCAAACATACTATAAGACTGAAATTTGTGATTCTTGCTTTGCCGTCATATTGTTAACATCCGTGCTGACTATTACTATTTGATTACCTCTTAAATGAATGGTTGAATGCTGAACCATTAAATGCATTTGTTTTCGATCTCTGAATTACATATGTTGATGAATGGTTCAACATTGAAATACCCTTTTAATTATTAAACACTCAAATCAAAAACACTTATCAAACAACTATATTGTTTTTATTCACGCAAAAGGTTAATAAGGTaatgtttattgttattgttattcttATGAACTTTATTCGGAACTATTTATCACTTGATCATTTATTTTTATCAAACACATTCCAAGTAAACAAAACTAAGGTTTGCTGGTGGCCCTACGGCCTACAGAAAGAAGGTCAACATGGTCTTAACTTGCCTACAATTCATCATTAGTGTAATCACTACTAATTTGGTTACTTTTATGTGCATTTA includes these proteins:
- the LOC139855868 gene encoding uncharacterized protein At2g27730, mitochondrial, which produces MATKQAVRFVSRRFSTSGKVLGEEEKAAENIYIKKIEQEKLEKLAHKGSKPSETPAAANTSGSAGEAKASAPGPTKGVSTDIHRNYAVVAGTVTGLSALGWYLLSKDKTTEELLD